In one window of candidate division KSB1 bacterium DNA:
- a CDS encoding 2,3,4,5-tetrahydropyridine-2,6-dicarboxylate N-succinyltransferase: protein MDLQQEIERLYELPDAEMPASARSVFETFRELLSAGKIRAAQKVDDRWQVNLWVKKGILLGFRLGRLSKYDSHAPFVFFDKDTLPVKAFDLRDQVRVVPGGTTVRDGAYLAPGVIVMPPAYVNIGAYVDQGTLIDSHVLVGSCAQIGKRVHLSAGAQIGGVLEPVGALPVIIEDDVLVGGNCGVYEGTVVRRGAVLAAGTILTRSLPIYDVVRGCVIRAEEGKPLVVPENAVVVPGSRPVATPFAADHGLHAYCPLIVKYRDEKTDRATALEEALRR, encoded by the coding sequence ATGGATCTGCAACAGGAGATCGAGCGGCTTTACGAGCTTCCGGACGCTGAGATGCCAGCTTCGGCCCGCAGCGTGTTCGAGACCTTCCGCGAGCTTCTAAGCGCGGGCAAGATCCGGGCGGCGCAGAAGGTGGACGATCGCTGGCAGGTCAACCTGTGGGTCAAGAAGGGCATTCTCCTTGGCTTCCGGCTGGGCCGACTTTCGAAGTACGATAGCCACGCTCCCTTCGTCTTTTTTGACAAGGACACGCTCCCGGTAAAGGCTTTCGATCTCCGGGATCAAGTCCGGGTGGTGCCGGGCGGAACTACGGTTCGCGACGGCGCGTATCTGGCGCCAGGCGTGATCGTCATGCCCCCTGCTTACGTCAACATCGGAGCCTACGTGGACCAGGGAACCCTGATTGACTCGCACGTCCTGGTGGGTTCGTGTGCCCAGATTGGCAAGCGGGTGCACCTGAGCGCCGGCGCCCAGATCGGCGGGGTTCTGGAGCCGGTGGGGGCGCTTCCGGTCATCATTGAGGACGATGTTTTGGTCGGGGGCAATTGCGGCGTCTACGAGGGCACGGTGGTGAGAAGGGGAGCCGTCCTGGCCGCAGGGACGATCCTCACACGCTCCCTGCCCATTTACGATGTGGTGCGCGGGTGCGTCATCCGGGCGGAGGAAGGGAAGCCTCTGGTGGTGCCGGAGAACGCGGTGGTCGTGCCGGGATCGCGGCCCGTCGCTACCCCCTTTGCCGCAGACCATGGGCTCCACGCCTACTGTCCGCTCATCGTGAAGTACCGGGACGAGAAGACCGATCGCGCCACTGCCCTTGAGGAGGCGCTGCGCAGGTAG
- the dapA gene encoding 4-hydroxy-tetrahydrodipicolinate synthase, translating into MDVRRFRGTTVALVTPFTPDGAIDEPRLRELVEWQIEQGIDVLLATGTTGESATLSHEEHHRVMDIVIEQAAGRVPVMCGAGSNATSEALSLTRHAEKAGADAILSVAPYYNKPTQQGLYQHFRAIAESTSLPLFIYNVPGRTGVNIAAETILRLAEIPNVAGVKEASGNLSQIMRILRERPDGFLVLSGDDAITLPILALGGDGVISVVANEAPALTAQMVRAALEGRWEEARVLHYRLLPLMEANFLESNPIPVKAALWLMGKVELSYRLPLVPPAESTLNLLRQLLRELGVEVVH; encoded by the coding sequence ATGGATGTCCGGAGATTTCGGGGAACCACCGTGGCGCTCGTCACCCCCTTCACTCCCGACGGGGCCATCGACGAGCCTCGCCTGCGCGAGCTCGTGGAGTGGCAGATCGAGCAGGGAATCGACGTGCTCCTTGCCACCGGCACCACGGGTGAAAGCGCAACCCTCTCCCACGAGGAACACCACCGGGTAATGGACATCGTGATCGAGCAGGCTGCCGGGAGGGTGCCCGTGATGTGCGGGGCCGGGAGTAATGCGACCTCCGAAGCCCTTTCCCTCACGCGCCACGCTGAGAAGGCAGGAGCCGATGCCATCCTCTCCGTGGCCCCCTACTACAACAAGCCCACCCAACAAGGGCTTTACCAGCACTTCCGGGCCATCGCAGAGTCCACATCCCTGCCCCTCTTCATCTACAACGTGCCGGGCCGTACAGGAGTGAACATCGCCGCCGAAACCATCCTGCGCCTGGCAGAAATCCCGAACGTGGCGGGGGTGAAGGAGGCCTCCGGAAACCTGTCGCAGATCATGCGGATCCTCCGCGAGCGCCCGGACGGATTTCTCGTTCTCTCTGGGGACGATGCCATCACGCTGCCGATCCTGGCACTCGGAGGGGACGGGGTGATTTCCGTGGTCGCCAACGAGGCCCCTGCCCTCACCGCCCAGATGGTGCGGGCGGCTCTCGAGGGTCGCTGGGAGGAGGCCCGCGTCCTCCACTATCGGCTGCTTCCTCTGATGGAGGCCAATTTCCTGGAGTCCAACCCGATCCCGGTGAAGGCTGCCCTCTGGCTGATGGGCAAGGTGGAACTGAGCTACCGGCTGCCTCTGGTCCCGCCGGCCGAGTCGACCTTGAACCTCCTGCGCCAGCTGCTGCGTGAACTCGGCGTGGAGGTGGTGCACTGA